One Lysobacter enzymogenes DNA segment encodes these proteins:
- a CDS encoding TonB-dependent receptor, protein MAKISHAFIVSVALTFSPVAGALPAVQGDSPADGYTISPGALDDALNAFATGNRLQLIYSPALVARRRTAGLRGRPPVREGLAQLLEGTGLTAVAVKANVYLLQPAPRARPRPAPAVQTGTPPAPAPHGPTTTELDTVHVTGSRIGRAVFESSLPLTLITNEQIRSSGHQTLFDVLRLLPGMSGHHPRNVATENGASQVPSAAAASASLYSLGPRATLFLVDGRRMANYGLISTDYGALTDLNGIPLSMVDHIEIAHGGASAIYGADAMAGVVNIILKKDYRGAEVGASFGVSQRGDAEQQRQYASFGEQTPGGGNVFVSVDHFTRNPLIGSQRKWATMDQRLSGQADGRYLAGYFDGYQISPIEGCENTTAPGVVDESARCSLDQARYVSLQPGITSSALYAYFHQPFGQNKEFYADLRATRVGLEVQNPPFSASLRLPDSHPDAGGGRWLNYWFSDVGPIRSRSVTTTRDFTVGVKGFRDKWEWDVSLAQRRNKVANRITGLINEPAVTQEVQTMSLRFDKAATNEPKVLAEIAPQTTMGGEIVLDMFSASVEGPLFELPAGEARLAAGVEARREVLRARPDEDFVQGHVALAQEFDARRASRNTSALYGEANVPLLQKLWLNAAWRLDRSSGYGNQISPMYGLRWQPLRSLVLRATMGEGYRAPTLAELRRPLMIGQDTVGRLAEDFPVPCAVSLHDAEGTEYCQVDVRAGVNPKLRPEISTSRNFSVVWTPTEDLTVSLDRYRIHRRNEIVATASLEYPKLFPKQLVLDEFGQVTEVIRQLDNYGSTDVRGWELSAEYRMPTRRWGNFAVRLNGHYLDTLRRGVHSQVPELDYAGFGTPNRTVLGSVRWSYGDWSATLNARYMGPATVLKRTPDQPCPKMAFRTICSTPSATLLGLDLTYEGFDKWLFGLNISNLNDRRPVNYDYSAGGYSLVDDDPVGRYYLVSAMYRF, encoded by the coding sequence ATGGCCAAGATTTCCCATGCGTTCATCGTTTCCGTCGCGCTGACGTTTTCGCCCGTTGCCGGGGCTTTGCCGGCCGTCCAGGGCGATAGTCCAGCCGATGGCTACACCATTTCTCCCGGCGCGTTGGACGACGCGCTGAACGCGTTCGCCACCGGTAATCGTTTGCAGCTGATCTATTCGCCGGCCCTGGTGGCGCGCCGGCGCACCGCCGGCCTGCGCGGCCGGCCGCCGGTACGCGAAGGTTTGGCGCAGTTGCTGGAAGGCACCGGCCTCACCGCGGTGGCCGTAAAAGCCAATGTCTACTTGCTGCAGCCGGCGCCGCGGGCGCGGCCGCGGCCGGCCCCGGCGGTGCAGACCGGGACCCCGCCGGCCCCGGCGCCGCACGGGCCGACCACGACCGAGCTGGACACCGTCCACGTCACCGGCTCGCGCATCGGCCGGGCCGTGTTCGAAAGCTCGCTGCCGCTGACCCTGATCACCAACGAGCAGATCCGCAGCAGCGGCCACCAGACCCTGTTCGACGTGCTGCGGCTGTTGCCGGGCATGAGCGGCCACCACCCGCGCAACGTCGCCACCGAGAACGGCGCCAGCCAGGTGCCGTCGGCCGCCGCCGCCTCGGCCAGCCTGTATTCGCTGGGCCCGCGCGCGACCTTGTTCCTGGTCGATGGCCGGCGCATGGCCAACTACGGCCTGATCTCGACCGACTACGGCGCGCTGACCGACCTCAACGGCATTCCGTTGAGCATGGTCGACCACATCGAGATCGCCCACGGCGGCGCTTCCGCGATCTACGGGGCCGACGCCATGGCCGGCGTGGTCAACATCATCCTCAAGAAGGACTACCGCGGCGCCGAGGTCGGCGCGAGCTTCGGCGTGTCGCAGCGCGGCGACGCCGAGCAGCAGCGCCAGTACGCCAGCTTCGGCGAGCAGACGCCCGGCGGCGGCAACGTGTTCGTCAGCGTCGACCACTTCACCCGCAATCCGCTGATCGGCAGCCAGCGCAAGTGGGCGACGATGGACCAGCGCCTGAGCGGGCAGGCCGACGGCCGCTACCTCGCCGGTTACTTCGACGGCTACCAGATCAGTCCGATCGAGGGCTGCGAGAACACCACCGCGCCGGGCGTGGTCGACGAGTCGGCCCGCTGTTCGCTGGACCAGGCGCGCTACGTGAGCCTGCAGCCGGGCATCACCAGCAGCGCGCTGTACGCCTATTTCCACCAGCCTTTCGGCCAGAACAAGGAGTTCTACGCCGACCTGCGCGCGACCCGGGTCGGGCTGGAAGTGCAGAATCCGCCGTTCAGCGCATCCTTGCGCCTGCCCGATTCGCACCCCGACGCCGGCGGCGGTCGCTGGCTGAACTATTGGTTCTCCGACGTCGGCCCGATCCGCAGCCGCAGCGTCACCACGACCCGCGACTTCACCGTCGGCGTCAAGGGATTCCGCGACAAATGGGAGTGGGACGTCAGCCTGGCGCAGCGGCGCAACAAGGTGGCCAACCGCATCACCGGGTTGATCAACGAGCCGGCGGTGACGCAGGAAGTGCAGACCATGTCGCTGCGTTTCGACAAGGCCGCGACCAACGAACCCAAGGTGCTGGCCGAAATCGCGCCGCAGACCACGATGGGCGGCGAGATCGTGCTGGACATGTTCTCCGCCAGCGTCGAGGGCCCGCTGTTCGAGCTGCCGGCCGGCGAGGCGCGCCTGGCCGCCGGCGTCGAGGCCCGGCGCGAGGTGCTGCGCGCGCGGCCCGACGAGGACTTCGTCCAGGGGCACGTGGCCTTGGCCCAGGAGTTCGACGCGCGCCGCGCCAGCCGCAACACCTCGGCGCTGTACGGCGAGGCCAACGTGCCGCTGCTGCAGAAGCTGTGGTTGAACGCGGCCTGGCGGCTGGACCGCAGTTCCGGCTACGGCAACCAGATCTCGCCGATGTACGGCCTGCGCTGGCAGCCGCTGCGTTCGCTGGTGCTGCGCGCGACGATGGGCGAGGGCTATCGCGCGCCGACCCTGGCCGAACTGCGGCGGCCGCTGATGATCGGCCAGGACACGGTCGGTCGGCTGGCCGAGGATTTCCCCGTGCCGTGCGCGGTGTCGCTGCACGACGCGGAAGGCACCGAGTACTGCCAGGTCGACGTGCGCGCGGGGGTCAACCCCAAGCTGCGTCCGGAGATCTCCACCAGCCGCAACTTCAGCGTGGTGTGGACGCCGACCGAGGACCTCACGGTCAGCCTGGACCGCTACCGCATCCATCGCCGCAACGAGATCGTCGCCACCGCTTCGCTCGAGTACCCGAAGCTGTTTCCGAAACAGCTGGTGCTGGACGAGTTCGGCCAGGTCACCGAGGTGATCCGGCAGCTCGACAATTACGGCAGCACCGACGTGCGCGGCTGGGAGCTCAGCGCCGAGTACCGCATGCCGACCCGGCGCTGGGGCAACTTCGCCGTGCGTCTCAACGGCCACTACCTCGACACCTTGCGGCGCGGCGTGCACTCGCAGGTGCCGGAGCTGGATTACGCGGGCTTCGGCACGCCCAACCGCACCGTGCTCGGCAGCGTGCGCTGGAGTTACGGCGATTGGAGCGCGACGCTCAACGCGCGCTACATGGGGCCGGCGACGGTGCTCAAGAGGACGCCGGATCAGCCGTGCCCGAAGATGGCGTTCCGCACCATCTGCAGCACGCCGAGCGCGACCCTGCTCGGCTTGGACCTGACCTACGAAGGCTTCGACAAGTGGCTGTTCGGCCTGAACATCAGCAACCTCAACGATCGCCGGCCGGTCAACTACGACTACAGCGCCGGCGGCTACAGCCTGGTCGACGACGATCCGGTCGGGCGCTATTACCTGGTCAGCGCGATGTATCGGTTCTGA
- a CDS encoding FecR family protein, with protein MNTTQPTSTNATDHALAGADEGSAEAWVARLDSPECTARDRAEFERWLDARPDNVTAYVEAERAHQAAAQLAGDEMLQAAARIAWRQSGRESARSRWWVPTTMVASLLVATVVGVGWLRSPAPVDSVRYVTQVGEQRSLRLADGTQVMLDTDSVILARFGDERREVEVDRGRVQFQVAADPARPFSVKAGTGTIRDIGTTFQVSKNGSEVNVGLIEGAVVISNGLAQAGSALRPGQQLSYDHSGRMTPPEPLDLSVAQSWPGGDLVFKNRRLDVLLAEMNRYSATKLRLADPNLGKITVSGVFHIGDQAALLEALEQGWSLKAERAADDEIVLHRNPG; from the coding sequence ATGAATACGACACAGCCCACATCGACGAACGCCACCGACCACGCCCTCGCCGGCGCGGACGAAGGCAGCGCGGAAGCCTGGGTGGCGCGGCTGGATTCGCCCGAATGCACGGCGCGCGATCGCGCCGAGTTCGAGCGCTGGCTCGACGCCCGCCCGGACAACGTGACCGCGTACGTCGAGGCCGAGCGCGCGCACCAGGCCGCCGCGCAACTGGCCGGGGACGAGATGCTGCAGGCCGCCGCGCGCATCGCCTGGCGCCAGAGCGGGCGCGAAAGCGCGCGCTCGCGCTGGTGGGTGCCGACGACGATGGTCGCGTCCTTGCTGGTCGCCACCGTGGTCGGCGTGGGCTGGCTGCGTTCGCCGGCGCCGGTCGACAGCGTCCGTTACGTCACCCAGGTCGGCGAGCAGCGTTCGCTGCGGCTGGCCGACGGCACCCAGGTCATGCTCGACACCGATTCGGTCATCCTCGCGCGCTTCGGCGACGAGCGCCGCGAGGTCGAGGTCGACCGCGGCCGGGTCCAGTTCCAGGTCGCCGCCGACCCGGCGCGGCCGTTCTCGGTCAAGGCCGGCACCGGCACCATCCGCGACATCGGCACCACGTTCCAGGTCAGCAAGAACGGCAGCGAGGTCAACGTCGGCCTGATCGAAGGCGCGGTGGTGATCTCCAACGGCCTGGCCCAGGCCGGCAGCGCGCTGCGTCCGGGCCAGCAGCTCAGCTACGACCACAGCGGCCGCATGACCCCGCCCGAGCCGCTCGACCTCAGCGTCGCCCAGTCCTGGCCCGGCGGCGACCTGGTGTTCAAGAACCGGCGCCTGGACGTCCTGCTCGCCGAGATGAACCGCTACTCGGCGACCAAGCTGCGTCTGGCCGATCCGAACCTGGGCAAGATCACGGTCAGCGGCGTGTTCCACATCGGCGACCAGGCCGCCCTGCTGGAAGCGCTGGAACAGGGCTGGTCGTTGAAGGCGGAACGTGCGGCGGACGACGAAATCGTCCTGCATCGCAATCCGGGTTGA
- a CDS encoding RNA polymerase sigma factor: MANRYTSVFQLGLNEAGMGQIAMAPVTGAQDRSGFEMGFVRPAAEAGLVSKQITGAWAKVDVGEESSAANQPATAQQDGDHFVGFLRDNREALIAFLRKSAASHEDAQDIAQETMMRMLRYRDQPADALKILMYRIAINALNDRGRRQKTRHAPEHVSLDEDYHALPSPEPSHDQRVATEQELALVRTAIMQLPVRSRQIYLLNRINGMSYTQIAKHCGISVKAVEKNIGRALALLRARMKESGYETLQEP, translated from the coding sequence TTGGCGAATCGCTACACCTCGGTGTTCCAGCTCGGCTTGAATGAAGCCGGCATGGGCCAGATCGCAATGGCGCCGGTCACCGGCGCGCAGGACCGATCGGGCTTCGAGATGGGCTTCGTTCGCCCGGCCGCGGAGGCTGGGCTAGTATCGAAGCAGATAACCGGGGCGTGGGCGAAGGTGGACGTGGGCGAGGAGTCATCGGCGGCGAACCAACCCGCGACCGCGCAGCAGGACGGCGACCATTTCGTCGGCTTCCTGCGCGACAACCGCGAAGCGTTGATCGCGTTCCTGCGCAAGTCGGCGGCCTCGCACGAGGACGCGCAGGACATCGCCCAGGAAACGATGATGCGCATGCTGCGTTATCGCGACCAGCCCGCCGACGCGTTGAAGATCCTGATGTACCGCATCGCGATCAATGCGTTGAACGATCGCGGACGCCGGCAGAAGACCCGGCACGCGCCGGAGCACGTGAGCCTGGACGAGGACTATCACGCGCTGCCGTCGCCCGAACCCAGCCACGACCAGCGCGTGGCGACCGAGCAGGAACTGGCGCTGGTGCGCACGGCGATCATGCAGTTGCCGGTGCGCAGCCGTCAGATCTACCTGCTCAACCGCATCAACGGAATGAGTTACACGCAGATCGCGAAACACTGCGGCATTTCTGTAAAGGCGGTGGAGAAGAATATCGGCCGGGCGCTCGCGCTGTTGCGCGCGCGCATGAAGGAAAGCGGCTACGAGACCTTGCAAGAGCCATGA
- a CDS encoding regulatory signaling modulator protein AmpE: MSVTLIAAVVALVLGHLAQSLAASLRHFGWYDDWLRWIDSRFPEGSFWRGRWGIVIALLPPLLAVGLFQLALVEPLIGLGGLVFAIFILFYAWGPRDLDLDVEALASARDGASRREAAARLWPDGATPALDGGSLVEAVFRSALRRWFGVLFWFLVLGPIGALGYRLAALAAEGEASRRLPGETLAGARTLLALLDWPVAQLLTLAMALVGNFDTVLGAWREAGGASFSLDNRFLGAVARASVKCELAEEAADYVNESGVPGQAVAVAAGGEVPELRDAMSLVWRSLLVWLAVLALFVIAGFVA, translated from the coding sequence ATGTCCGTCACGCTGATCGCCGCCGTCGTCGCTCTGGTGCTCGGCCATCTCGCCCAATCGCTGGCCGCGTCCTTGCGTCACTTCGGCTGGTACGACGACTGGCTGCGCTGGATCGACAGCCGCTTCCCCGAAGGCAGCTTCTGGCGCGGGCGCTGGGGCATCGTCATCGCGCTGTTGCCGCCGTTGCTGGCGGTGGGCCTGTTCCAGCTGGCGCTGGTCGAGCCGCTGATCGGCCTGGGCGGGCTGGTGTTCGCGATCTTCATCCTGTTCTACGCCTGGGGCCCGCGCGATCTCGACCTGGACGTCGAGGCGCTGGCCTCCGCGCGCGACGGCGCCAGCCGGCGCGAAGCCGCGGCGCGCTTGTGGCCGGACGGCGCGACGCCGGCGCTCGACGGCGGTTCGCTGGTCGAGGCGGTGTTCCGCAGCGCGCTGCGGCGCTGGTTCGGCGTGTTGTTCTGGTTCCTGGTGCTCGGCCCGATCGGCGCGCTGGGCTATCGGCTGGCGGCGCTGGCGGCCGAAGGCGAAGCCTCGCGCCGGCTGCCCGGCGAAACCCTGGCCGGCGCGCGCACCCTGCTGGCGCTGCTGGATTGGCCGGTGGCGCAACTGTTGACCCTGGCCATGGCCCTGGTCGGCAACTTCGACACCGTGCTCGGCGCCTGGCGCGAAGCCGGCGGCGCGAGCTTCAGCCTGGACAACCGCTTCCTCGGCGCGGTCGCGCGCGCCAGCGTCAAGTGCGAGCTGGCCGAAGAGGCCGCCGACTACGTCAACGAATCCGGCGTGCCGGGCCAGGCCGTGGCGGTCGCCGCCGGCGGCGAGGTGCCCGAGCTGCGCGACGCGATGAGCCTGGTCTGGCGCAGCCTGCTGGTGTGGCTGGCGGTGCTGGCGCTGTTCGTGATCGCCGGCTTCGTCGCCTGA
- the nudC gene encoding NAD(+) diphosphatase — MSQAARPFAFVEADAAWRAALDRADHLRTQPEALSGLWPQARIVVLDASGNALADDDGALRAPLGRELSDGPGGPGAAIFLGLDGEGGAWFAIDAELVAFDAPRRVDLRAAAAHWPLLHASVFAQARALQFWRNRNRFCGVCGGAVGFERAGWLGRCGQCGTEHYPRTDPAVIVAVSDGERLLLGRQAAWPPRRFSVIAGFVEPGESLEQTVAREVLEETGVRVRDCRYLGSQPWPFPGALMLGFEARAEAGEPHSSEELEEVRWFTLEEIRAAIARGERGADDGEGYLLSPSISISRWLIEHWRLAAEERLRR, encoded by the coding sequence CTGAGCCAAGCCGCGCGTCCGTTCGCCTTCGTCGAGGCCGACGCGGCCTGGCGCGCGGCGCTGGACCGCGCCGATCACCTGCGCACCCAGCCCGAGGCCTTGTCCGGATTGTGGCCGCAGGCGCGGATCGTCGTGCTCGACGCGTCCGGCAACGCCCTGGCCGACGACGACGGCGCGCTGCGCGCGCCGCTCGGCCGCGAACTCAGCGACGGCCCCGGCGGTCCGGGCGCGGCGATCTTCCTCGGCCTGGACGGCGAGGGCGGCGCCTGGTTCGCCATCGACGCCGAATTGGTCGCCTTCGACGCGCCGCGCCGGGTCGATCTGCGCGCCGCCGCCGCGCACTGGCCGCTGCTGCACGCCAGTGTGTTCGCCCAGGCCCGCGCGCTGCAGTTCTGGCGCAACCGCAACCGGTTTTGCGGCGTGTGCGGCGGCGCGGTCGGATTCGAGCGCGCCGGCTGGCTGGGGCGCTGCGGCCAGTGCGGCACCGAACACTACCCGCGCACCGATCCGGCGGTGATCGTCGCGGTCAGCGACGGCGAGCGTTTGTTGCTCGGCCGCCAGGCGGCGTGGCCGCCGCGGCGGTTCTCGGTGATCGCCGGCTTCGTCGAGCCCGGCGAATCGTTGGAGCAGACCGTGGCGCGCGAGGTGCTGGAGGAAACCGGCGTGCGCGTGCGCGACTGCCGCTATCTGGGCTCGCAGCCGTGGCCGTTTCCGGGCGCGCTGATGCTCGGCTTCGAAGCGCGCGCCGAAGCCGGCGAACCGCACAGCAGCGAAGAACTCGAGGAAGTGCGCTGGTTCACCCTGGAGGAGATCCGTGCGGCGATCGCGCGCGGCGAACGCGGCGCGGACGATGGCGAGGGGTATCTGCTGTCGCCGAGCATCTCGATTTCGCGCTGGCTGATCGAACACTGGCGCCTGGCCGCCGAGGAACGCTTGCGGCGTTGA
- the erpA gene encoding iron-sulfur cluster insertion protein ErpA codes for MEIATLNSAPDYQSLERPLQFTSSAAHKVRELIAEEGNDALKLRVYIQGGGCSGFQYGFEFDEQQGEDDLAVQTDGVTLLVDPLSLQYLMGAEVDYTESLHGSQFVIRNPNAKTTCGCGSSFGV; via the coding sequence ATGGAAATCGCCACGCTCAACTCCGCGCCGGACTACCAGTCGCTGGAGCGCCCGCTGCAGTTCACCTCCTCGGCCGCGCACAAGGTGCGCGAGCTGATCGCCGAGGAGGGCAACGACGCGCTCAAGCTGCGCGTCTATATCCAGGGCGGCGGTTGCTCGGGCTTCCAGTACGGTTTCGAATTCGACGAACAGCAGGGCGAGGACGACCTGGCGGTGCAGACCGACGGCGTGACCCTGCTGGTCGACCCGCTGAGCCTGCAATACCTGATGGGCGCGGAAGTCGACTACACCGAGAGCCTGCACGGTTCGCAGTTCGTGATCCGCAATCCGAACGCGAAGACCACCTGCGGCTGCGGCTCCTCGTTCGGCGTTTGA
- a CDS encoding DUF6776 family protein, with translation MSEDTSPTRPAPAAPAAGAAHPSHRWRLPAMALLAAALAFGAWGLWRSFSGQDAPAPAPAGAAAATPRQMQAELEQLRQRVATLGRSDAISRQANRDLQSALAERDEEISGLRADVAFYERLVGATGQRRGLTVHALKMQAQDGAPSAWHFTTTLTQNLNRGAVSAGRLTLFLEGTRNGKLEKLAWTDLRQQADAPGVGYSFKYFEQVEGDVFVPAGLTPVRVTVRLVPQSGAAVEQSFTWADATREAAATTAEAGRSGT, from the coding sequence ATGAGCGAGGACACCAGCCCGACCCGACCCGCGCCCGCCGCCCCGGCGGCCGGCGCCGCGCACCCGTCCCACCGCTGGCGCCTGCCGGCGATGGCGCTGCTGGCCGCGGCCCTGGCCTTCGGCGCCTGGGGCCTGTGGCGCTCGTTCAGCGGCCAGGACGCCCCCGCGCCGGCCCCGGCCGGCGCCGCCGCCGCGACCCCGCGCCAGATGCAGGCCGAACTGGAGCAACTGCGCCAGCGCGTGGCCACCCTGGGCCGTTCGGACGCGATCAGCCGCCAGGCCAACCGCGACCTGCAAAGCGCCCTGGCCGAGCGCGACGAAGAGATTTCCGGCTTGCGCGCCGACGTGGCCTTCTACGAGCGCCTGGTCGGCGCCACCGGCCAGCGCCGCGGCCTGACCGTGCATGCGCTGAAGATGCAGGCGCAGGACGGCGCGCCCTCGGCCTGGCACTTCACCACCACCCTGACCCAGAACCTCAACCGCGGCGCGGTCAGCGCCGGCCGGCTGACCCTGTTCCTGGAAGGCACCCGCAACGGCAAGCTGGAGAAGCTGGCCTGGACCGACCTGCGCCAGCAGGCCGACGCGCCGGGCGTGGGCTATTCGTTCAAGTACTTCGAGCAGGTCGAGGGCGATGTGTTCGTCCCCGCCGGCCTGACTCCGGTGCGGGTGACGGTGCGGCTGGTGCCGCAATCCGGCGCGGCGGTCGAGCAGTCCTTCACCTGGGCCGACGCCACCCGCGAGGCCGCCGCGACGACCGCCGAGGCCGGCCGCTCCGGGACCTGA
- a CDS encoding bactofilin family protein: MFKTNSSKPAPLREGQVDTMIGSHVVIRGDLQFSGGLYIEGRIIGKLIAVDGQPASLTLAENGSIEGEVRAPVVVINGTLHGDVYASERIELAAKARVEGNVHYKVVEMTAGSQLTGRLIHADAQHADAAAALPPPEAAITAGALVD; encoded by the coding sequence ATGTTCAAGACCAACAGCAGCAAACCGGCCCCCCTGCGCGAAGGCCAGGTCGACACCATGATCGGCTCGCACGTGGTGATCCGCGGCGACCTGCAATTCAGCGGCGGCCTGTATATCGAGGGCCGCATCATCGGCAAGCTGATCGCCGTCGACGGCCAGCCGGCCAGCCTGACCCTGGCCGAGAACGGCAGCATCGAGGGCGAAGTGCGCGCGCCGGTGGTGGTCATCAACGGCACCCTGCATGGCGATGTCTACGCCAGCGAGCGGATCGAACTGGCGGCCAAGGCCCGGGTCGAGGGCAACGTCCACTACAAGGTGGTCGAGATGACCGCCGGCTCGCAGCTGACCGGGCGCCTGATTCATGCCGACGCCCAGCACGCCGACGCCGCGGCTGCGCTGCCGCCGCCTGAAGCCGCGATTACCGCCGGCGCTCTGGTGGATTGA
- a CDS encoding DUF6776 family protein, with product MSKTPPPRFVIVQQQPDKRPYIWSAVGVAWAVSLALAWWWSQSLAAPQLPKLKVELDQTRRELRQRQSELDKLAQREANLQRSDQISRAANKQVQSSLAQREEEISDLRADVAFYERLVGATAPAKGLNVHSVEFHAEAGGTWRYQIVLTQNLNRGAVSSGGLQFQVEGVRGGKLASVGWDELHQKSKAPAQDYSFRYFQTLDGSVMLPAGFTPQRIRVSLRGENAAIEQRFAWKSGVTVTTGET from the coding sequence ATGAGCAAAACGCCGCCGCCCCGCTTCGTCATCGTCCAGCAGCAGCCGGACAAGCGACCTTATATCTGGTCGGCGGTGGGCGTGGCGTGGGCGGTATCGCTGGCCCTGGCCTGGTGGTGGTCGCAGTCGCTGGCCGCGCCGCAGCTGCCCAAGCTCAAGGTCGAGCTCGACCAGACCCGGCGCGAGCTGCGCCAGCGCCAGTCCGAGCTGGACAAGCTGGCCCAGCGCGAGGCCAACCTGCAGCGCTCCGACCAGATCAGCCGGGCCGCCAACAAGCAGGTCCAGAGCTCGTTGGCCCAGCGCGAGGAGGAAATCTCCGACTTGCGCGCCGACGTGGCCTTCTACGAACGCCTGGTCGGCGCGACCGCGCCGGCCAAGGGGCTGAACGTGCATTCGGTGGAGTTCCACGCCGAGGCAGGCGGCACCTGGCGGTACCAGATCGTCCTGACCCAAAACCTGAACCGCGGCGCGGTGAGCAGCGGGGGGCTGCAATTCCAGGTCGAGGGGGTGCGTGGCGGCAAGCTCGCCAGCGTGGGTTGGGACGAGTTGCACCAGAAGTCCAAGGCGCCCGCCCAGGACTACTCCTTCCGCTACTTCCAGACCCTCGACGGCAGCGTGATGCTGCCGGCCGGGTTCACTCCGCAACGCATCCGCGTTTCGTTGCGCGGAGAAAACGCCGCGATCGAGCAGCGTTTCGCCTGGAAGAGCGGCGTCACCGTAACGACTGGGGAAACCTGA
- a CDS encoding DUF4126 domain-containing protein has product MSDAHLFAVGVVLAWLSGVRVYLTVFGVGLAGMLGWLDLPPALQATQSPWVLGVCGALTVGEFFADKIPGVDSGWDLLHTLLRVPVGAFLAAATISPDGELGAGALAAGAGVALTSHLLKSGSRALLNTSPEPISNWTASLTEDAAVIGVLALAFAHPWLSLGIVATITLVLVLALWWLWRLLFRRHKREPKALEAG; this is encoded by the coding sequence ATGTCCGATGCGCACCTGTTCGCAGTTGGCGTAGTTCTGGCCTGGCTGTCGGGCGTCCGGGTCTACCTGACCGTGTTCGGGGTCGGCCTGGCCGGCATGCTCGGCTGGCTGGACCTGCCGCCGGCGCTGCAGGCGACCCAGTCGCCGTGGGTGCTGGGCGTGTGCGGCGCGCTGACGGTCGGCGAGTTCTTCGCCGACAAGATCCCCGGCGTGGACTCGGGCTGGGACCTGCTGCATACCCTGCTGCGGGTGCCGGTGGGCGCGTTCCTGGCCGCCGCGACGATCTCGCCGGACGGCGAGCTCGGCGCCGGCGCCCTCGCCGCCGGCGCCGGCGTGGCCCTGACCAGCCACTTGCTCAAGTCCGGCTCGCGCGCCCTGCTCAACACCTCGCCCGAACCGATCAGCAACTGGACCGCCTCGCTGACCGAGGACGCCGCCGTGATCGGGGTGCTGGCGCTGGCCTTCGCCCACCCCTGGCTGAGCCTGGGCATCGTGGCGACGATCACCCTCGTGCTGGTCCTGGCGCTGTGGTGGCTGTGGCGACTGCTGTTCCGGCGGCACAAGCGCGAGCCCAAGGCGCTGGAAGCCGGCTGA
- the bfr gene encoding bacterioferritin — protein MKGDAKVIEYLNKALYNELTAINQYFLHAKMLKNWGLKELAEHEYHESIDEMKHADKLSDRILFLDGLPNFQALGKLRIGENPRELLECDLALELEAIPLLREAIKYCETVSDYVSRKLFADILDSEEEHVDWIETQLALIERIGEQNYLLTKIEDAS, from the coding sequence ATGAAGGGCGACGCCAAAGTCATCGAATACCTCAACAAAGCGCTCTACAACGAGCTGACCGCGATCAACCAGTACTTCCTGCACGCCAAGATGCTGAAGAACTGGGGCCTCAAGGAACTCGCCGAGCACGAGTACCACGAGTCCATCGACGAGATGAAGCACGCCGACAAGCTGTCGGACCGCATCCTGTTCCTCGACGGCCTGCCGAACTTCCAGGCGCTGGGCAAGCTGCGCATCGGCGAGAACCCGCGCGAACTGCTCGAGTGCGACCTCGCGCTGGAGCTGGAAGCGATCCCGCTGCTGCGCGAGGCGATCAAGTACTGCGAGACCGTCAGCGACTACGTCAGCCGCAAGCTGTTCGCCGACATCCTGGATTCGGAAGAAGAGCACGTCGACTGGATCGAGACCCAACTGGCGCTGATCGAGCGCATCGGCGAGCAGAACTACCTGCTGACCAAGATCGAAGACGCCTCGTAA
- a CDS encoding (2Fe-2S)-binding protein, protein MYVCICNGVTDRDIRQAAEAGCRSVSELTMRTGAGANCGSCLDLAGSLLEQARNVRELPLSVLQQAA, encoded by the coding sequence GTGTACGTCTGCATCTGCAACGGAGTCACCGACCGCGATATCCGCCAGGCCGCCGAAGCCGGTTGCCGCAGCGTGTCCGAGCTGACCATGCGCACCGGCGCCGGCGCCAATTGCGGCAGCTGCCTGGACTTGGCCGGCTCGCTGCTGGAGCAGGCGCGCAACGTGCGCGAACTGCCGCTGTCGGTGTTGCAACAAGCCGCCTAA